The Besnoitia besnoiti strain Bb-Ger1 chromosome Unknown contig00018, whole genome shotgun sequence genome contains a region encoding:
- a CDS encoding uncharacterized protein (encoded by transcript BESB_032590), with protein sequence MMSLCDSLPAKDPDDMPSVAFGSLQDAESAVSVSSEGRRSRQTGPCRGGASRGAAAERRFPSGFLFSPAFCASSSSVSQGPTWLSAAQTASDETVGGRPMSKTRLFSSLFSFSSSSVFRSPLADSGSSPSLRSPSARRCSSQEPPCLYERAPSGPCIAAGDVLPRSPQLSDCGLRGDQVGVRQAAENRGKMYRTAATGVAPRGHKRFVLLPVHGRPMSKGGSRRDLSVVAPSPLGPGGQALSRDSDKSRSEDRRESERRGRPGEPDMEKRRNQRGEKDAASGSSKLWGRTETEDEDEEKGTRSTEGEIYSRLGSKAHQKSTSNLQPEEARRRRFRVSRIFQRLRLSAAQTFSEEDEKHYVEEVLHFSRFRSVPVAIAVLVISLLYTLPYVLHAFQEIMSPSAALWVYFYSPPASSPSAGSQLASTTASAAPSLQASSLQRGEGPEAPSPDSAVHTLVVISLVCWVLSLVCVLFFAIFSIFGGLFRHVEKVLCVVTAINFIALAFGECFQVLRISFTSSAAPPFVSPLNASASPSAVPPPSYAASSPAASNASEPGSFSASPFSASPFSPSSLAEDYIWTRTDSSLIPEILIMQLFFLIVLDFIFCVRIRISQWLHLCAASILVSLSLILTVGLPLRPFRLVSLWAQTVIGCFVLASFHFASRALETERRRTFLHFEVAKARVAELQRRVDTDKTQGKVAVFRLIQTLKQMGAYVHKLSEELPPEAAEDMCELDALRVQCLSIATSSENLYAVKVDFLPSDVLDMLQLPAQDSFEGSAASDSQVLLGDSLSPRLPCSAPCPLFACESIEGGPLTSPAAYLISRKSALGVDGAFTSAFVSRVSSGVRKASAPFSGFPSTPGADEGEAGEKRETKKEKKTPFVPPLVANVELLCHVGSFWPLDVLKIDEECDGNALLHVGYQLLEPFLSSGFVSCSRDVALEFLFSLQKLYRDNPYHNQVHAALVGHLSMSLCHLLDFFRRDHAVDFSPAGSADPAGAAGSAGADDPSLASHRLALTIAAIGHDAGHPGRSNSFLTQSASTLSVVYNDRSILENYHSCLTFYTLSQRSCNIFRGKTVSQYREIRKKIIELILATDMAHHFEFLSRIAARRENPDFNFCDIEEDRALVMSLCIKVADLGHCALDAESHIAWTTRLKQEFFAQGDEEKRLGLAVSPLCDRSQQGQLARSQANFIEFLFLPLAQHVSAIAPDERFERTALARARQNIVWWKRQQAELDEKGES encoded by the exons ATGATGAGCTTGTGCGATTCTCTTCCAGCAAAAGATCCAGACGACATGCCTTCTGTGGCCTTCGGTTCGCTCCAGGACGCTGAAAGCGCCGTGTCTGTGAGCTCGGAgggtcgccgcagcaggcagaCAGGACCTTGCCGCGGAGGGGCGAGCCGaggggccgccgccgagcgccgcttCCCTTCAGggtttctcttctcgcctgccttttgcgcgtcgtcgtcgtcggtcAGCCAGGGCCCCACGTGGttgtctgcggcgcagaccgCGTCGGATGAGACGGTGGGGGGGCGGCCTATGTCCAAGACGCGTTTGTTCTCTTCACTgttttccttctcgtcttcgtccgtCTTTCGGTCGCCTCTGGCGGACTCCGggtcctctccctcgctgagaagtccctcggcgcggcgttGCTCGTCACAAGAGCCCCCGTGCCTCTACGAAAGAGCTCCCTCAGGGCCCTGTATTGCAGCCGGCGATGTCCtgccgcgttcgccgcagctctcagactgcggcctccgcggagacCAAGTGGGCGTCAGACAGGCGGCCGAGAACCGCGGCAAAATGTACCGGACTGCGGCGACGGGAGttgcgcctcgcgggcacAAACGATTCGTCCTGCTGCCTGTGCATGGCCGGCCGATGTCGAAAGGCGGCAGCCGAAGAGACCTCAGCGTagtggcgccttcgccgctggGCCCCGGGGGGCAGGCGCTGTCGAGGGACAGCGACAAGTCCAGAAGCGAGGACAGGCGGGAgagcgagcgaagaggaaggccgGGCGAGCCCGACATGGAGAAGCGCAGAAaccagagaggagagaaggacgcggcgaGTGGGTCGTCGAAGCTGTGGGGGCGGACAGAAACCGAAgatgaggacgaagagaagggCACGCGAAGCACGGAGGGTGAGATTTACTCACGCCTAGGGTCCAAGGCGCACCAGAAGAGCACTTCCAACTTGCAACCAGAGGAGGCCAGAAGACGGCGATTTCGCGTGTCAAGAATCTTTCAGCGGCTTCGGCTCAGCGCTGCACAGACGTTTTCTGAAGAGGATGAGAAGCACTATGTGGAAGAAGTTCTCCATTTTTCGCGGTTTCGCTCAGTTCCCGTGGCCATTGCTGTGCTGGTGATTTCGCTGCTCTACACGCTGCCGTATGTGCTTCACGCATTCCAAGAGATCATGTCGCCCAGCGCGGCTCTCTGGGTGTATTTCTACTCGCCaccggcgtcgtcgccctccgcagggTCGCAGCTCGCTTCCACCactgcatctgctgcgccttcgctccaGGCTTCTTCTTTGCAGAGGGGGGAAGGCCCcgaggcgccttcgccggatTCCGCTGTCCACACTTTGGTGGTGATCAGCCTCGTTTGCTGGGTTCTCTCGCTCGTGTGCGTGTTGTTTTTTGCGATTTTTTCTATTTTCGGGGGGCTGTTTCGGCACGTCGAAAaggtcctctgcgtcgtgaCCGCAATCAATTTTATCGCACTGGCTTTCGGCGAATGCTTCCAGGTTCTGCGTATCTCCTTCacctcgtctgcagcgccgcccttTGTGTCTCCGCTGAATGCAtcagcgtcgccttctgcggtTCCCCCGCCGTCCTacgctgcgtcttcgcccgcggcctcgaatGCCTCGGAGCCCGGCTCGttctcggcgtctccgttctcggcgtctccgttctcgccgtcgtcgcttgCGGAGGACTACATTTGGACCAGGACGGACTCGAGTTTGATTCCCGAGATTTTGATTATGCAGTTGTTTTTCCTGATTGTTCTGGATTTCATTTTCTGCGTGCGGATCCGCATCTCCCAGTGGCTCCacctctgcgcggcttcaatcctcgtctcgctctcgctcatCCTCACCGTcggcctgccgctgcggcccttccgcctcgtctccctctggGCGCAGACCGTCATCGGCTGCTTCGTGCTGGCCAGCTTCCACTTTGCGAGCCGCGCACTCGAGACCGAGCGCCGTCGGACGTTCCTGCACTTTGAGGTTGCcaaggcgcgcgtcgcggagctTCAGCGGCGCGTGGACACGGACAAAACTCAAGGCAAAGTCGCCGTCTTCCGACTCATCCAGACGCTGAAACAGATGGGTGCCTATGTGCACAAACTCAGCGAGGAGCTcccgccggaggccgcg gaAGATATGTGCGAGTtggacgcgctgcgcgtgcagTGTCTGAGCATCGCGACAAGCTCAGAAAACCTCTACGCAGTGAAAGTGGATTTCTTACCCAGCGACGTTCTTGACATGCTCCAGCTGCCCGCGCAGGACTCCTTCGAAGGCTCAGCCGCCAGCGACAGCCAGGTCTTGCTCGGCGACAGCCTTTCTCCGAG ATTGCCTTGCTCTGCGCCGTGTCCGCTGTTCGCCTGCGAGTCGATTGAGGGAGGCCCGCTgacgtcgccggcagcgtACCTCATCTCTCGAAAGAGCGCACTGGGGGTCGACGGGGCCTTCACGTCGGCGTTCGTTTCGCGCGTCTCCAGCGGCGTCCGTaaggcctctgcgccgtttTCGGGCTTCCCGTCGACTccaggcgcagacgagggtgaagccggcgagaagcgagagacaaaaaaggagaaaaagacCCCGTTCGTGCCACCTCTCGTGGCGAATGTCGAGCTGCTCTGCCACGTCGGGAGCTTCTGGCCGCTGGACGTGCTCAAAATCGATGAGGAGTGCGACGGCAAT GCCCTTCTGCACGTGGGGTACCAGCTGCTGGAGCCGTTCCTTTCGTCGGGGTTCGTGTCGTGCTCGCGTGACGTCGCGTTGGAGTTTCTGTTttcgctgcagaagctcTACAGAGACAACCCGTACCACAACCAGGtgcacgcggcgctcgtAGGGCACTTGTCGATGTCGCTCTGCCATCTGCTGGATTTCTTTCGGCGCGACCACGCCGTCGActtctcgccggcgggctccgcggaccccgcgggcgcggcgggctctgcgggcgcggacgacccgtcgctcgcgtctcaTCGACTGGCGCTGACAATCGCTGCCATCGGACACGACGCGGGTCATCCGGGGCGCAGCAACAGTTTTTTGACGCAGTCGGCCTCGACGTTGTCGGTTGTGTACAACGACCGGTCGATTTTGGAGAACTACCACTCGTGTCTGACCTTTTACACACTCTCGCAACGCAGCTGCAACATCTTCAGGGGGAAGACAGTGAGTCAGTACCGCGAGATCCGCAAGAAGATCATCGAGCTGATCCTGGCCACCGACATGGCGCACCACTTTGAGTTTCTCTCGCGAATTGCGGCCCGACGCGAGAACCCAGACTTCAACTTCTGCGACATCGAGGAGGACCGCGCACTCGTCATGTCTCTCTGCATCAAAGTCGCCGACCTGGGCCACTGCGCGCTGGACGCAGAGAGCCACATCGCGTGGACGACGCG